The DNA region ctcacctaaaccgcaatatttcggtatatgcgacattaaactttttatttgatacaaggttattgcgcgcgcgtagcctgggagcgatagagaggagtgcttaggacccgggggatgcgttttctctgactgttcagcttgcctctcgtcaaccttgcaacaaccaatcagaattttactgaatttcccaagagccaataagcgcgttgaaatgcaaatgaaggagtcatgtgagaagaaacaaactttaccggcggctgcatgatcatggcgacatttgaagtagcccacgaacaaggcaaaaagaccgtcagtaaacaaagcacagtgtgcattgcaagcactgcttcacaacgatcacctaataaaggtaactcatcggcccacttgcgccttcatcacccggctgtaaccttaagtggagcagcacggagagttagtttgccaccgaaaacccaaccatccattgctgcagcctttcgacaacaatattcctataattcccaaagacataacgaatacgacggcgtattagggccacgtatactttgtaaagacgcatatttgccactttagaaggtcgaaaatttgccacattataaagtctgtgtgtaacagtgtaactgGTGGtctctgccctgcgttgattgctcgctagagtagcctaagaaagcgtgacgccgacacagctgagtgtattctctttttgatagtttactggaaaatattgtagggatgggaggttataggagatggggaggctgacatgtaattccaaactcgggtcatttattttcctgacgttgtacatgctaggctacgggcagcgggaggtgtccactcgaaaaacaataaactcactgctaaatcagtcaatcgctcgtccactcgtcaatcacacaactctctcgcacacacacgcacacacacacacacacacacacacacacgacaggagacacaggggagacAGACACTTtatgaagtggcaaatttgccactttcttctcggaatattgcccccccccccccccccctgacaacaggttgcaataatgttcatttcattgttctaatatttttaatgctgcactgcacttttgtctatgtttacatttttttacgttcataaaagaggacagggcaggcactcccaaatcaaatatccatttgaaactacacataatactacctcaccaattattttgagaagattttcagaattgttcactacttttttgagggtgtataacagttaagtattttctttaaatgtgtgaagaacagtgagtttattaaataaataactacacattactttatgctgcactgcactatggataacattgcctgtttatgacagaaggcaatgatggtgttcttttcttttaatacatttttgtgattctgcttcatctgtgtcaggctatgcatttaatattttctctgcaagtgtaagtagaagcacattgttgatttgaaatagaaaaggcaaatatagcctcctgtatgctagagccaagataatattgatatattgaaaccgaaccgttaccgtggcccaaaaaccgtgatacaaaccgaaccgtggcaaaactgtaccgttgcatccctaaacCTCGTATATTGTATGTGTTCTGAAGATTACAAGATGAGCATACAGTGAGAGTGGACAGGTTTTCTCAGGGCTGGGAGTGTTAATCCACCGTTATTTTACATCTATATTCTGATATgcttgagagtgagagggagggaaggggagttaTTTTATTTGGATAATAAATGAAATATGTAATTggttaaaatgtttttaatttgAGGTGTATATAACAAAGGGGAACAGAATGTAATTTATAggaaaatgaaatacaaataataaagaaataaaataaaataaaaatggtgtgtgtgtgtgtgtgtgtgtgtgtgtgtgtgtgtgtgtgtgtgtgtgtgtgtgtgtgtgtgtgtgtgtgtgtgtgtgtgtgtgtgtgtgtgtgtgtgtgtgtgtgtgtgtgtgtgtgtgtgtgtgtagtgtagtatcAGGTTTAGTTGTATGGCACATGTGCATTCTCAGTAATAGTGATCTCCCACATCCACGGAGGACCCCCAAATGTATACCAGCTGCCCACTGCTCCGGGCGGCATGTGTactattatacaacaattgggttctatgaagctgtttccttgtttctgattggccgagagacgttccatgagttgaaatatcccacgataatccactcgaaCTTTTCACAGCtgataataaatcactccgcgatacaatgtcaagttgtgaagtgtaaaacgaactgtcacgttgcatccaagctgaaatacagacgctcagaatatagaatatgacagaggtggatattagctagttgaatggcatgtaggctaagtaaaatagtgatgtttcaaagctaaaagcatgtcctaaccagacgcaatgcgagctaacgtttattaggctacattgcttgacaacgggagagatagaactaacgactggcttttggccatagcaacgtgcttttagaactaacgactggcctttggccatagcaaccatccatttagaactagtaacggcagtttgtcctggaAGTAATAGAAATTTttggcggagagaagtagttctacaaacaagacagttttagcgatttaaacgtttacattattatgaccgccgctagcgtagctagcgaagcggtcatatagttgttgtcaaagttttttttttttttttttttttttttttattcttttttcccgtcatttttcgtcaacgattcccgggacaccgtaacaccggagcgcatgaaacttggtgggcatgtagccccagtagagttctatggaaaatttccgtttcgtccccgggggtcactccacccccgcgctgcccccgcccgaagcccaaaaatgacagtttttcctacataactacctgaaccgtggcaccgaggatgacaaaatgtttatggtatgttgttctctagagcttgcatcaacttagcttataaccagtcatttgtgatttgcccccccatcgtaaaaattgaaaatgcaatgtaatattgctttaattgcccctatcttcagatgagatgttatgaactgcaccaaatttcatgtgtatgattaacctgacaccctctgggagtatgccaagttttgtggaatttcatccatggggggctataaaataaatggatttatgtgtacattcaggactgtatacccatcggccagtagatggtggtattatctggagtctaaatccccccctggggatttcaaaaactgttccaaacatctcaatctctgctagtttttgtcctagaaacatataagtgacaccattagaaacctttaatcaactagtttccaaatatgttttaaaagagaatggttgctctgggtgcaacaaacatgcaggaacacacacacacacacacacacacacacgcacacacacacacacataaatacacacacacacacgcacacacgcataccacacacgcatacacatgcacaaacacgcccacacacatacacccttacacacacacacacacacctacacacacacacacacacacacacacacacacacacacacacacacatgcacacacacatctttgagtacattttgtgagaccaccggagctgagaagtgagtgtgtgtgtgtgatgtactatagcctgtgtgtgtgggtgcgtttctgtgtgcccatctgtgtgtttgcatgtgtgtatatgtgtgtatgtgcatgttctgtgtgtgttctctttctttctctctctctctctctctctctctctctctctatgtctgtgttatctgtgtgtattctgtgtgtgttctctctttctctctctctctctctgggtgtgcctgtgtgtgtgtgtttgtgtgtgtgtgtgtgtgtgtgtgtgtgtgtgtgtgtgtgtgtgtgtgtgtgtgtgtgtgtgtgtgtgcgagtgtgtgtgtgtgtgtgtgcgtgtctgtgtatgtgtgtttgtgtgtgtgtgtgtgtgcacacgcgcgcatgtgagtgtgtgtgtgtgtgtgtgtgtgtgtgtgtattatctgatattggagtgacagtgacggcagagaacacagtgaacatatactcagagacacattaaacacacacacaagcagacacacactcagatcctGGAGACACGTAGGCTGGAAGAGCatccaacagcaacaacaaagcgGCTGATCCACTTCattggagagggaggagtggcacAGAAAGTCCCACGGGAGAAGAGCTCAGCCCGTTAGAACATCTGGATGGGACTGGAACCTCAGAGTGGACCTGGAGCGGCTGCTCAAGTCTCCAACTGAGATCAGCACAACCAACCTGCCACCCGACATCATCCTGTGCTCCACCACAGCTCGGGCTGTGATTATGGCGGAGCTCACTGTCccgtgggagggagggatggagggatggagggagagagggagggatggaggcagcctttgagaggaagaaagagcgcTACTCAGACCTAACAGCTGAGTGCAGAGAAGCagggtgctcagctgtcagctcCCCTGTAGAGGTCGGCTGCAGAGGGTTTGTGGGATCATCTCTGCAGCGCTTCTTGAAGAGTGTGGGAGTGACGGGTCTCCCACTCCAAAAGGCCCTCAAAGAAGTGGCTGAGGAGGCAGAGCAAGGGAGCTTGTGGCTTTGGCTCAGAAGAAAGGAGCAAATGTGGGGAAGGCGCGGATCCTAGGCTCAGCTGCAGGGGGCGCTAGGGAGACGTCCCTGCCGTTGCTCCAGCAACACCAGATGTTCCGGGATGAAAGGAGCCAAACATCAATGAAGGGGGAGGGGCTCCCGGCTGATGACCCTGCAGCTCCCCCAATGGCACCGTCGGAGGTGCCACAAGCAGCAGTGCTGAGCAGGTGTTCCCTCACCTGTGCTTCCATTTACACACTCCTCTATGGCACTGAACTAaacatctttggtgtttggaGACAATAAGCCATTTGAGCTTCTTGAGCTTTGGGAAACAACAAGGAACATAAATGCACTCGCTTTACAAAACAGGACTCTGCTTGTTTGCCTCCTGCCCACTTTTCTCCAGCACCTCTGCCAGCTTCCTGAGCACTTGGTGGTGTGTCCATCTGAGCCGACCCTGTCAGTGCTGTTCTGCAGCCCCACAGAAcatgctggagtgagtgaggcaTTGATGGGCCCGCAGAGGTCACAGGGTTGCTCTGCTCCAAGCCATTGGTGGAGGTGTTGAGGGCTCGGGAGGGTGTCGTGTGTTGCCCTGATGAGGAAACTGAGCCGAGCCTGTGGCAGCTTCCAGAACTCTGCCCAGCTGATCGCTCGGCTCGCCACACCCTCCCAAGTTGTCCAGCGCCCCTGCTGCCCCAGACCTCACTCTGAGCTCCATGTCACAATGCAGAGCTGgaccaagtacacaactcctttactgaagtgaaatagagatacaccttcactaatattactacaatacaagtacacaactcctttactgaagtgaaatagagatacaccttcactaacattactccaatacaagtacacaactcctttactgaagtgaaatagagatacaccttcactaacattactccaatacaagtacacaactcctttactgaagtgaaatacagatgcaccttcactaatattactacaacacaagtacacaactcctttactgaagtgaaatagagatacaccttcactaatattactacaatacaagtacacaactcctttactgaagtgaaatagagatacaccttcactaatattactacaatacaagtacacaactcctttactgaagtgaaatagagatacaccttcactaatattactacaatacaagtacacaactcctttactgaagtgaaatagagatacaccttcactaacattactccaatacaaggtTAATTTGGGTCCGAGGTTAATTTTTACTGTAAGTACAGTACAAACGTACTTGCTTTTAAAAATACTAGATGAAAGCCAAGGCTTGTTGTAGTTGACCAAATACCCTGTTAACTGTTATCACTATACAAGATGAAAGGTTGTATGATGAAATATGTTTGGCAAGTTGTGCAGCTTTTGTATTCtttaaataataatactaaaatgtaataaataataaaatgaacaaaaacgTAATTTTGAAATTGTCatgtatgatgtttttttttttttttcatcagggCATTTATTTATTGGTTACATTTTCAGTTGGAGCCATCATGATATGAAAGGTTTGGAGACTTTAACCCTTTGCAGACTGCACCGAACATTCCATTTTTTCATACTCAATGGCCTCATGGCACAAAAGGCTGTATTGTGTGATTAtgctacatggcagagataCAATATACCCACCATTGTAATCAGGAGAAATAGAGCTTTCCAATGGTATACAATATAACTAATACATTTGAAGAGAACACACATATCTTTaaaaaatgtcttcaaaatCCAACCCCAAAAAACACGAAAATATCAGTTAGTCAAGATTAATCTCATTTTTTCCCCAATTTCTGTTGTAGGTAGAGAAAAACCTAGAGTGTATAGGAGATTCACAATTTGATCCTCTattcactgaaaaaaacagaatcaatctGTCACCTTCTGTTCAAATGTTATGATAAATTTATTGGACCTTTGCAGATGGCACAAAACATTCCGTTTTTTCATACTTGATGCCCCCGTGATACAAATAGGCTTGTTGTGTGGATATGCTAGATGCTAGAGACATAATATACCcatcattgtgatcagaagagCTAGTCCTTTAAAATGGTATACATCATGGTTAATAAGTTTAAGTGTAACATTCATTGTTTTTAAACAAGACCTTCAAAATTCAAccttaaaaaacacaaaaacaaacatttgtcaAGATAAATCTTATGTTTTACCTAATACCTATCGCAGATATAGTGTGTGAGATATAGACAATGTTGTGCTCTGTTCAGTGAAAGAAACAGAATCAATTCATTACCTTTGGTTCAAAAGTTATGATCAATTACTCATAACTGCAAGTTGAAGTGACGAGTagaatttttaaaaagtagAATGCTTTCATTCCCTGATTTAAAATTCAACTCCAAAATACACAGATATGTTGGTCATGTAATAAAATAAGTGTATTTAACCATCTCAGTTGTATAGCTAAATGTGGCATGTTTTACCTTGCTTTAAGAGCCAATAACCTTTGTGAGTGAGGAAAGACTAAAGGTGAAGTAAACACTAGCTGACGGAGAatgcttctctctgtgtatcaTTCTGTTACGAAAACAAGAATAGAGAAAAGACACTGACACAAGTTTTCTAATGGaaaaactatttttcattttattttaaaattgaTCAATTATATTAAATCTTTAGGAACCCAGGTATAAcactaaaacaaacaagcagtaaCTACTAGAACTACAAGAGCAAGAAGACAACACTGCAACAAGCGTCTACGCTTTCTACCTGACATGGGCCTGTCAGGGAATGGCTAACCAAACCCAAAATAGATTGTCATAAGAATGTTAATTAgtagaaatgtaaatgtaaatgtaatgaaacTATTACCATTACTGTCATTATTATAACAAGTAATGCCCTTGTAACGATAAAAAttgtgcacatgcgcacacacaaacacaaacattgttactcagctgaggatgatgggagatcactcccctcctactcctcttcttccacatccTCTTCACCCAGTAGCTGGCTATCCAGGTACTCCTCCATGTCCACCCCTGCATGATCCTGTAGTTGATGCTCACCGATGACCTGGAGCTCCTCAACGGTCAGTTGTCTCTTTTCCCTGAGAGACTCCATCAACCGTGCATActggctcttctccccctccatctaaaataacgaggagaaaaaaagagaagcctGTAAATAACTTACTTGGTTGTTACAATACAATCTGAGTCACCTCTATGTCCTTTTTCACTAAAGACACGGTCACTAAAAGGCTAACTGATGATTTggagaaataacacacacacaaacatagttacccagctgaggatgatgggagatcactctcctcctcttcttccacatcctcttcactcagtagctggctatccaggttctcctcctctgcagtgTCCATCCCTTCATGATCCTGTAGTTGATGCTCACCGATGACCTGGAGCTCCTCAGCAGTCAGTTGTCTCCTTTCCTTGAGAGACTCCATCAACCGTGCATActggctcttctccccctccatctaaaataatgaggagaaaaaaagataagCCTGTAAATAACTTACTTGGTTGTTACAATACAATCTGAATCACCTCTAACTATGTCCTTTTTCACTAAAGACACGGTCACTGGAAGGCTGATTGATTTGGAGAAATAACATTAGCCTGTGAACTCACTTGAAGCAAGTTAGTATTAAATCCTTGACTATATATTATAGACCAGCTTACAAACCAATACTGATATAAGACAACTAGAGCAAGAAAATAAGACAGAAACCATCTAGAGagcgcatgtatgcacacacacacacaccgtgttatTTCCTGACAGCGTAAAGACGAAATATTGCGTCTCGACGTGGAGTAGAGAAAATACCCACTTGAGTTCACAGCATGTTAACGTTAGTTGGCAAGTATCGCCATAACCTTGGTCAAGAAAATTATAGTCTACGACCTAAGCAATAGTTATGACACTATACTACACGTCTTCAGTTATGCACTCATACAACAGTAGCCGACAATAAACGAAAACCTTGCGTTAGACCCTTGGCACAATCATAACGTTTGGATACGTTAGCACCTTTCATGTTTGACAGATCATATCTAGCAAGCTAGCCAACTTGACTGCATATAACTGTAAAATGTGGTACATATTTCGACGAAATAACTGGTTTATTTAAGTataaaatagcctaccaatAGATGTCCTTCACATGAGGTGATATAGATAGAGCATTTGAGCTAAACTGATCAGGAGGGCGCGTCGCGGGCATGTCGAACCAAAAATATTTCTGGAGCTGGAAATGTACAGCTAGCGTGCTAACGGTAATGACTGCTGTAGTATTACCTGACAGGCTATTTCGTTCAAACTTGAATACATATCTAAAGTAACAGTCCTAGTAGTTAGCTTTCCATGTTTTCCATGTTATCCTCCAAGAAATCATTGAAAATAGTAGCAGCTAACAGTTTACTAAAGACAACAGTTTGCTAAAACACCAGCAACCAGCTGATATGAACACAGACGCAAATGGTCATATACACACGGTGCAATTACTAGTAAAATGGCTAAATATAAACGACTAAATAACTGGTTTATTTGggaataaaatagcctaccaatcagatgtccttcacatgaGATGATATAGATAGAGAATTTGAGAGACACTGGTCAGGACAGGAGGACGCGTCGTGGGCAAAATATTTCTGGAGCGAGAGGCTCTAACTTACAGCTAACGTTATGAGTTGCTGTAGCATTACATGACAGGTTATTTCGTTCAAATTGAATACATATCTAAGGTGACAGTCCTAGTAGTTGGCTCATCATGTTTTACATATAGTTACCCCCCCAAAATCACTGAAAATAGCAACATTTTACTAAAGATAACAGTTTGCTAAAACACCCGCAAATATTGCGAGCTgaagtaaacacagacacatatgttACGGTCATACACCCACGGTGCAATTACTGGTAAAAATAGCTAAATAAAAACGATTTTTAAGTAAAAACGTGGATAGGTATTAATAACAACATATAAAAAGACTGTTTTACCTCAATTGATCCACCAGTTTGTCCTTCAAACGACGTTATGATGTCTGATGTATGGTGACAGCTAGCGTTGCTCCTTTAGATTCAGCAGGCAGAATGACGTTTCaacttcttgttttctcttcaaGCAGTGAAACAGTTTCGCGCCACAAATCCCTTAACCAATCATATCACTGTAAAGCCTATGATGTGACGTTTATGAGGAAGTTTTCATTAATAAAATCAGTTGAAGTATGGCGGAGTTATTAGACTCAACATCATCGGTACTGGGGTACCGATTTTACAGCGTGCCGTCTGCAAAGGGTTAACCATAACAGACATGTTTGATCTGGCATTTTAAAGTCTGTTAAGATGACTGTGGGTAAGGATAAGAGCAGGTCTGAAGTGGATGGTAATTTACTGCAGTCAGATATGAATGTGTTATATGCATGGTGTTAACTGTGACCTGAAAAGCTGGAATGCTTTGAGAGACTGTAAGCATGCAAGCATGCATTCAGCTGGCTCAGTTACTGTAATGGAAAAGCATGGGGAAATGCAGTACCACTGTATGACCACAAGAGTATAGTGTTTACCATTGTACCACAGttcagagagatagacagatagatagatagatagatagatagatagatagatagatagatagatagatagatagatagatagtggccctcatttatcaaccgagcgtagaaaccagcgtacatctgagcgcagatatcatcttacgacggggctcacgtgtgattcatcaaacgttcgaatcactccaattccagcgtaagaataaacgtgtgttgataaatgtggcggctgaaAACAAGCGTAATTTAAATATCACACGCGGGGacggactgggaccaaaaatcggccctggcattttgGACCAGACAGGCCCACCTCATTCACTATAACGcgaacattttaaaaagtgtaGTTTTCTTTCACTGTAGCCAACATTGTCTTTAGCCAGCCTAACCCAAGGCTACATAAAAACCTCcacaaattatttttttcccgTCCTAAAATGTAgcaatagcctaggcctactacataaACAACGAATAGcctaaaaacaaaatcaaaatgctGCCTGTTGACTCACTTTCCATGTTGGTGAGTGACGAATGTACATTTCCAAATAGCCTACGCCTAGATGTATTGGAttatcttgtaaaaaaaacgtATAGCTGTATTGGCATTACATAAGCAACATTGTAGCATTTAGAACGTGTACATTGTCCCTAACCATACATTAAAAACTGCCAACAAACTACAACTAAAATCCACACAAGCCTGGCCAGAGAACATTAGGCAAAAAATGCAATTGACTTATTATTCGGAGTGATcttttgcacccgggtgtaaatagtgaaATGGAGGTATTTCTTATATGAACCCacagtaatgttcattatttgaacccgggtgtaaatagcatcTGCCGTGATTATATTGGGAGTTACTTTTCAAAGAGAAtgtgggtggctcttaaaagagcctttgggTTGGGAAGCGTTGCGTGAACACTTTACTTGGAGCTGGTGTACTTGGTGACGGCCTTTGTTCCCTCAGACACGGCGTGCTTAGCCAGCTCACCGGGCAGAAGCAGACGCACTGCGGTCTGGATCTCCCTGGAAGAGATGGTGGAGCGCTTGTTGTAGTGGGCCAAACGGCAGGACTCTCCAGCAATGCGCTCGAAGATGTCGTTCACGAAGGAGTTCATGATGCCCATAGCCTTAGAAGAGATACCGGTGTCAGGGTGGACCTGCTTCAAGACCTTGTACACGTAGATGGCGTAGCTCTCCTTCCTCGACTTTCTGCGCTTCTTTCCTCCTTTGCCGGCAGTCTTTGTCACGGCCTTCTTGGAGCCTTTCTTAGGTGCGGGCTTTGCTGGATCCGGCATATTGCTGTCTCTTGCGATACGTTGTAAGTGAAGGATAACAGAAGTTCATTGATATATATCCCAGGCTCTATGCAAATGTAGAACTGCGTCACTTCACACAACCACGACCAGAATGGCCTGTCATTTCCATTCAAAACCAAATACCCAGAcatgattggtcattttgtatAAAAAGGGGCAGTCATCGAGAGAAGGTTAGCACCACCCACTTAGCACAGATCATCAGTTTACGCCACCTTTTGTTATTTTCCCGCACTTTTCATTTGAAGGAAGGAAATCCTTCGACATTTATgacataggcctatagtttTACATTTATCATTGCAATTAATGACTGCAGTTTTTCTCTGTCACTTAACGCTTGTGTGACATAACTCTCAAGAATGTTCTTTACCTTATTggttgtagcctagcctactacaatTAGTTGACAAACATTTAAAGAAAACACACTTTTACAACATGGTGGGGTGTTTTACTGTAAAGCATAGGAAACACTCCTTGGAtttactgggggggggggggggaatacaTATGACAACACTCTGTATGTAATGGCCATAGACTAAACAAAATAAGTGTTGCCGTGGTAATGGGGGGTAAGGCTACTCAGCAAGGAAccagcataggcctacatgtttttgttttgttgctgtttcTTTGGTAGAGAAATGGTTGACATGTCTGAGTCCTACCTTTACACAGGTGTCATTATTTAGGCCTAAATTGCCTACTGGAGAGGTTATTATGGTTATATTTTGAGCTGGGATagtatgcagtagcctgaaaagtcgTGGCCTTAATTATCGGCTtgcaccattgtgcccttgagcaaggcactcaaCCCCAAGTTTCTCTGGTGGAATTGTAATAGACTATAATTTGCATCTGTATATCAGTTCAgattaaaagtgtctgctaaatgaattaaTGTTACTTGTAAACATTTTAATAATAGAAATATACACATTTGTATGTGAATCCATGGGTTTACTCTAGGCAACCATGGGACATAGCCTCACTGCCTTGGAGAAGTTATTAAGGGACTTTTGAGCTGGGATcgtatgcagtagcctgaaaagttgtggccTTAATTATCGGCTtgcaccattgtgcccttgagcaaggcacataCACTCCAGTCTACATGATGAAAGTAGGAGATGTCTGATATCATTTCTTTGTCTTAATTTTACTAGTCCTGTGTCCAGTGTTGCTGGGTTAGAGTAGTGGTGTCAATATTGCAGGCGGATGGGAACTAGTTCCTGACtccaagagagtgagtgaactTTTCTCAATCTGCTCAGCCAGAGCAGGTTCTAAGGGCCTAGCACTGACCGAGGGCCCCCATAGGGAGCACCTGTTACAAATCAAGATAATTTTCAGATAATATCGAATAATCCACATTGtttaaatataggcatgtcctcattagctaagcattatattttcattagttaatcatgtctgtggcccctcaggtaAAGTGATTAACAGGTGGTTATTAAAGTATGTACACCTATTAATACCCTGTGGTGACTGATGGAACATGCATACAACTTGTAAAAGTTCTCTAAATGCATGTCATTATTCACCACAttagttgaggggccacaaacatgatgaactcatgagcaatTCACCGtcaattaatgtaaattgactaTTTATGCATGACTATAAACTTCATTCACACATTTTAAA from Sardina pilchardus chromosome 1, fSarPil1.1, whole genome shotgun sequence includes:
- the LOC134088725 gene encoding histone H2B-like, with amino-acid sequence MPDPAKPAPKKGSKKAVTKTAGKGGKKRRKSRKESYAIYVYKVLKQVHPDTGISSKAMGIMNSFVNDIFERIAGESCRLAHYNKRSTISSREIQTAVRLLLPGELAKHAVSEGTKAVTKYTSSK